From a region of the Panicum virgatum strain AP13 chromosome 2K, P.virgatum_v5, whole genome shotgun sequence genome:
- the LOC120695276 gene encoding uncharacterized protein LOC120695276 has translation MMRGGLSSRARRSPRSDNASDLGHPLSSTDAVGGGAAGSPPRSQHSPAVVALSPSTPTASSPPRVVSSMVNIPTEAFDSDFDTQTETNLDDDYRWAAYTRWTHHGKSAIDANVEFSEQVHPHEYDGIWESHQYDGIHVSEEPNVGNQEFPDLEIISELYAAVEEDGQVPNFTRVLKDLKRTLCPRSSHSRFSFLVRLLRIKSRYRISNTTFNAKLKLLSSVFPASKLPSTYDEANKYLRELGLGYNEIHVCHNNCVLFRKTYANLDACPKCKQSRWEDKDGKRVPQKVLRHFPLIPMFKRMLGSSRTANDLQWHRTRRVPVEGQMSHPADGKAWKHFDDKYNCTTYSMWPVLVMPLNLPPWECVNPANCFMSLLIPGPKSPGKYFDVFLEPLIEELLQLWSGIMTYDAASRTKFDLHAAVLWSINDYPALGTLSGQTTKGYYARVHCDKNPLSRRLKNKLAYIGHRHYLPKDHDWRKHKTKFDGNTEEQEAPRNFTAEEVAELLQRVSHVQPGVQDTGLKRKHGDKGERVIYNRKAGWWKLL, from the exons ATGATGCGTGGAGGTTTATCGTCCCGCGCTAGGCGGTCGCCCCGCTCCGACAACGCCAGCGACCTAGGGCACCCGCTGTCGTCCACCGATGCAGTCGGCGGAGGGGCTGCGGGCTCCCCACCGCGTTCCCAACATTCTCCGGCAGTGGTGGCACTGTCCCCCTCCACCCCCACTGCTTCGTCACCGCCCCGGGTGGTGTCCTCCATGGTCAACATTCCTACTGAGGCCTTCGACTCCGACTTCGACACCCAGACGGAGACGAACCTGGACGATGACTACCGGTGGG CTGCATATACAAGGTGGACTCATCATGGGAAATCTGCAATTGATGCGAATGTAGAGTTTTCAGAGCAGGTGCATCCACATGAATATGATGGGATTTGGGAATCTCACCAATATGATGGGATTCATGTTTCTGAGGAACCCAATGTTGGTAACCAAGAATTCCCAGATCTGGAGATAATATCAGAATTGTATGCAGCCGTAGAGGAGGATGGACAGGTACCAAATTTTACTAGGGTGCTCAAAGATTTGAAGCGGACGCTTTGCCCAAGATCTAGCCACTCAAGATTCTCCTTTCTTGTGAGGCTGCTTCGGATCAAGTCGCGCTACCGAATCAGCAATACAACATTCAATGCAAAATTGAAGCTGTTGTCCTCAGTATTCCCTGCCTCCAAATTACCTTCAACATATGATGAAGCAAATAAGTATCTTCGTGAACTGGGCCTTGGATACAACGAGATCCATGTGTGCCATAATAACTGTGTGTTGTTCAGGAAGACGTATGCCAACTTGGATGCCTGCCCAAAATGCAAACAATCTAGATGGGAAGACAAGGATGGTAAACGTGTTCCTCAGAAAGTTTTGAGGCATTTCCCCTTAATCCCAATGTTCAAGAGGATGCTCGGTTCAAGCCGAACAGCTAATGACCTCCAGTGGCATAGGACGAGGCGCGTACCGGTTGAGGGCCAAATGAGCCATCCTGCAGATGGGAAGGCATGGAAGCACTTCGACGACAAGTACAATTG CACGACCTACAGCATGTGGCCAGTGCTTGTTATGCCCTTAAATCTTCCACCATGGGAATGTGTGAATCCTGCAAACTGCTTCATGTCTTTACTGATCCCAGGTCCAAAATCTCCAGGAAAATATTTTGATGTATTCTTGGAGCCTCTTATAGAAGAACTTCTTCAGCTCTGGAGTGGCATCATGACATATGATGCTGCCAGTCGAACGAAGTTCGACCTGCACGCAGCTGTGCTTTGGAGCATAAATGACTATCCCGCATTAGGCACCCTGTCAGGTCAAACTACAAAAGGTTATTATGCACGTGTTCATTGCGACAAAAACCCATTGTCACGGAGACTAAAGAATAAGTTAGCGTACATTGGCCACCGTCATTACCTGCCAAAGGATCATGATTGGCGGAAACATAAAACGAAGTTCGATGGGAACACCGAGGAGCAGGAGGCACCTAGAAATTTCACTGCAGAGGAGGTTGCAGAGCTACTACAAAGGGTGAGCCATGTCCAGCCAGGTGTACAAGACACAGGGCTCAAGAGAAAGCATGGTGACAAAGGAGAGCGGGTAATTTATAACCGCAAAGCTGGGTGGTGGAAGctgctgtaa